One window of Aricia agestis chromosome 20, ilAriAges1.1, whole genome shotgun sequence genomic DNA carries:
- the LOC121737409 gene encoding serine-rich adhesin for platelets-like yields the protein MGTEKNVEGTAFAGSFSDVTTQEPSENIESTGKTATYKISEKNSTEQTQTPSSTSTQSNVGPEASTELPFSTTTMATEKNVEGTASAGSFSDVTTQEPSENIESTGKTATYKISEINSTEQTQTPSSTSTQSNVGPEASTELPFSTTTMATERNVDVTTSASSFSDVTTQEPSENIESTDKTITENISEINATEQTHSASSTSTQSNVRHEASTELPFSTTTMATERNVDVMTSASSFSDVTTQEPSEHIESTDTTDKISETNAFDQTQWPSSTSTQSNMRTEASTESPFTTTTNTTDKNVDITTSASSVSDVTTQHTSDNIESTATTTDKIFEINATEQTQSASSKSTQSHVRSEASTELPFSTTTMATESDIDVTTSASTFNDVTTQEPSENIESTDKTAIDKISDINSTEQTQSAYSTSTPSNVTPEVSTELPFSTTTIATERNQDVTSSASSISDVTTQNPSENIESTNKTTTDKNSEINDTEHTQSASSTSTQSHVKSETSTELPFSTTTIATENNVDVTTSASSFSDVTTRHSSENIESTNKTTTDKNSEINDTEHTQSASSTSTQSKVGPEAFTGLPFSTTTMGTERIVDVTTSASSVSDVTTQQTSDNIESTATTTDKIFEINATEQTQSAFSTSTQSHVKSETSTELPFSTTTIATENNVDVTTSASSFSDVTTRHSSENIESTNKTTTDKNSEVNDTEHTQSASSTSTQSNVVPEAFTELPFSTTTMGTERNVDVTTSASSVSDVTTQQTSDNIESTATTTDKIFEINATEQTQSAFSTSTQSHVKSETSTELPFSTTTIATENNVDVTTSASSFSDVTTRHSSENIESTNKTTTDKISEINATEQTQSAYFTSTQSNVVPEALTELPFSTTTMATERNVDVTTSASSFSDVTTQEPSDNKETTDETTTDKISEINATEQTQVAIFHIDTNKSWTRSDNGMAIQHNNNGN from the exons ATGGGAACTGAAAAGAACGTAGAAGGCACCGCGTTCGCTGGCTCTTTCAGTGATGTTACAACACAAGAGCCGTCTGAGAATATCGAATCAACAGGCAAAACAGCAACATACAAGATTTCCGAAAAAAACTCTACTGAACAAACGCAGACGccatcttccacatcgacacaaagtaatGTTGGACCCGAAGCGTCAACGGAATTGCCATTCAGCACAACAACAATGGCAACTGAAAAGAACGTAGAAGGCACCGCGTCCGCTGGCTCTTTCAGTGATGTTACAACACAAGAGCCGTCTGAGAATATCGAATCAACAGGCAAAACAGCAACATACAAGATTTCCGAAATAAACTCTACTGAACAAACGCAGACGccatcttccacatcgacacaaagtaatGTTGGACCCGAAGCGTCAACGGAACTGCCATTCAGCACTACAACAATGGCAACTGAAAGGAACGTAGATGTCACAACGTCTGCTAGCTCTTTCAGTGATGTTACAACACAAGAGCCGTCTGAGAATATCGAATCAACAGACAAAACAATAACAGAAAATATTTCCGAAATAAACGCTACTGAACAAACGCATTcggcatcttccacatcgacacaaagtaatGTTAGACATGAAGCGTCAACGGAATTGCCATTCAGCACAACAACAATGGCAACTGAAAGGAACGTAGACGTCATGACGTCCGCGAGCTCTTTCAGTGATGTAACAACACAAGAGCCGTCTGAACATATCGAATCGACAGAcacaacagacaagatttccgaaaCAAACGCTTTTGATCAAACGCAGTGGccatcttccacatcgacacaaagtaatATGAGAACTGAAGCGTCAACGGAATCGCCATTTACAACTACAACAAATACAACTGATAAGAACGTAGATATCACCACGTCTGCTAGCTCTGTTAGTGATGTTACAACGCAACACACGTCTGACAATATTGAATCCACAGCTACAACAACAGATAAGATTTTCGAAATAAACGCTACGGAACAAACGCAGTCAGCATCTTCCAAATCGACACAAAGTCATGTTAGATCTGAAGCGTCAACTGAACTACCATTCAGCACAACAACAATGGCAACTGAAAGTGATATAGACGTCACGACTTCCGCGAGCACTTTCAATGATGTAACAACACAAGAGCCGTCTGAGAATATCGAATCAACAGACAAAACAGCAATAGACAAGATTTCCGACATAAACTCTACTGAACAAACGCAGTCCGCATATTCCACATCAACACCAAGTAATGTTACACCCGAAGTGTCaacggaattgccatttagCACAACAACAATTGCAACTGAAAGGAACCAAGATGTCACATCGTCTGCTAGCTCTATCAGTGATGTAACAACACAAAACCCGTCTGAGAATATTGAATcgacaaacaaaacaacaacagaCAAGAATTCCGAAATAAACGATACTGAACACACGCAGTcggcatcttccacatcgacacaaagtcaTGTTAAATCTGAAACGTCAACTGAACTGCCATTCAGCACTACAACAATTGCAACTGAAAATAACGTAGATGTCACAACGTCTGCTAGCTCTTTCAGTGATGTAACAACACGACACTCGTCTGAGAATATTGAATcgacaaacaaaacaacaacagaCAAGAATTCCGAAATAAACGATACTGAACACACGCAGTcggcatcttccacatcgacacaaagtaaAGTTGGACCCGAAGCGTTTACGGGATTGCCATTCAGCACAACAACAATGGGAACTGAAAGAATCGTAGACGTCACCACGTCTGCTAGCTCTGTTAGTGATGTTACAACGCAACAGACGTCTGACAATATTGAATCCACAGCTACAACAACAGATAAGATTTTCGAAATAAACGCTACGGAACAAACGCAGTCAGCATtttccacatcgacacaaagtcaTGTTAAATCTGAAACGTCAACTGAACTGCCATTCAGCACTACAACAATTGCAACTGAAAATAACGTAGATGTCACAACGTCTGCTAGCTCTTTCAGTGATGTAACAACACGACACTCGTCTGAGAATATTGAATcgacaaacaaaacaacaacagaCAAGAATTCCGAAGTAAACGATACTGAACACACGCAGTcggcatcttccacatcgacacaaagtaatGTTGTACCCGAAGCGTTTACGGAATTGCCATTCAGCACAACAACAATGGGAACTGAAAGAAACGTAGACGTCACCACGTCTGCTAGCTCTGTTAGTGATGTTACAACGCAACAGACGTCTGACAATATTGAATCCACAGCTACAACAACAGATAAGATTTTCGAAATAAACGCTACGGAACAAACGCAGTCAGCATtttccacatcgacacaaagtcaTGTTAAATCTGAAACGTCAACTGAACTGCCATTCAGCACTACAACAATTGCAACTGAAAATAACGTAGATGTCACAACGTCTGCTAGCTCTTTCAGTGATGTAACAACACGACACTCGTCTGAGAATATAGAATcgacaaacaaaacaacaacagacaagatttccgaaatAAACGCCACTGAACAAACGCAGTCGGCATATTtcacatcgacacaaagtaatGTTGTACCCGAAGCGTTAACGGAATTGCCATTCAGCACAACAACAATGGCAACTGAAAGGAACGTAGACGTCACAACGTCCGCGAGTTCTTTCAGTGATGTAACAACACAAGAGCCGTCTGATAATAAAGAAACAACAGACGAAacaacaacagacaagatttccgaaatAAACGCTACTGAACAAACGCA AGTCGccatcttccacatcgacacaaatAAATCTTGGACCCGAAGCGACAACGGAATGGCTATTCAGCACAACAACAATGGCAACTGA